A genomic stretch from Lates calcarifer isolate ASB-BC8 unplaced genomic scaffold, TLL_Latcal_v3 _unitig_5673_quiver_385, whole genome shotgun sequence includes:
- the abhd18 gene encoding protein ABHD18 isoform X3 — MNQGELANLTLAEVELRTPNARCWSMGVSRLDVFYRRLLLTKLFIGGWGKPEDLKRIFEFRKIIGDREKCKSLVPEDYPVYITKTEEHSDCQIHDGFFISPLEHLVPGILPPEAVKARFQFIVPKRWQKNRPVCIHLAGTGDHFFWRRRTLMARPMIKEAGMASLLLENPYYGYRKPKDQLRSSLKNVSDLFVMGGALILESTVLLRWLDRGGYWPLGMTGISMGGYMASLAVTNWPKPIPLIPCLSWSTASSVFTTGVLSKAVNWTELERQYAINSVYEEEIINLLEYCGADSFKMAPHLEKNMDSIEHLLGLSGANRGPVGQYSSKGGGKAEAGRGLLIGGSPEGARAGDRVDHLLSSVNSIGTNLNSPPRGLHANSTLHGKTSDSVKCFRPSLHRESISFMKGVMDECTHMANFSVPVDTSLIIVVQAKEDAYIPRTGVLSLQEIWPGCEIRYLNGGHISAYLFKQNVFRRAIYDAFNRFCLKYPNV; from the exons ATGAACCAGGGTGAGTTAGCTAACTTAACGCTAGCTGAAGTTGAACTTCGGACACCAA atGCCAGGTGCTGGTCCATGGGTGTGAGCAGACTGGACGTATTTTACAGAAGGCTGCTCCTCACCAAACTCTTCATCGGGGGATGGGGGAAGCCTGAAGACCTCAAGAG aatCTTTGAGTTCCGTAAGATCattggagacagagagaagtgcAAGTCTCTGGTGCCTGAGGACTATCCAGTTTACATAACCAAG ACAGAGGAGCACTCTGACTGTCAGATCCACGATGGcttcttcatctctcctctgGAGCACTTGGTTCCTGGAATCCTCCCACCAGAAGCTGTCAAAGCCAG gttCCAGTTTATAGTTCCTAAGAGGTGGCAGAAGAACAGACCAGTATGTATTCACTTGGCTGGGACTGGAGACCAT TTTTTCTGGCGGCGGCGGACACTGATGGCCAGGCCAATGATCAAAGAGGCAGGAATGGCTTCATTGCTCCTGGAAAATCCTTATT ATGGCTATCGTAAACCCAAAGACCAACT gCGCTCCAGTCTGAAGAATGTGTCAGACCTGTTTGTCATGGGGGGGGCTCTGATCCTAGAGTCGACAGTGCTTCTCCGCTGGCTGGACAGGGGAGGATACTGGCCACTGGGAATGACTGGCATCTCCATGGGAGGATAT ATGGCGTCCCTGGCAGTGACAAACTGGCCGAAACCCATCCCTCTGATTCCATGTTTGTCCTGGTCCACTGCCTCCAGTGTCTTCACCACG GGTGTCCTGAGTAAAGCAGTGAACTGGACAGAACTGGAGAGGCAGTATGCCATTAACTCAGTGTATGAAGAAGAGATCATTAACCTGTTGGAGTATTGCGGG GCAGATTCCTTTAAGATGGCTCCACACCTTGAGAAGAATATGGATTCTATAGAGCATCTGCTGGGTCTGTCTGGAGCTAACAGAGGACCTGTAGGCCAGTACAGTAGTAAAGGTGGAGGGAAAGCTGAGGCCGGACGGGGCCTTTTGATTGGTGGTAGCCCTGAAGGGGCCAGGGCTGGAGACAGAGTGGACCATTTATTATCATCCGTGAACAGCATTGGGACAAACCTGAACTCTCCACCAag AGGCCTTCATGCAAATAGCACCCTGCATGGGAAGACATCAGATTCAGTTAAATGCTTTCGGCCATCATTGCACAGAGAGTCTATCAGCTTCATGAAGGGAGTAATGGATGAATGTACACACATGGCCAACTTCTCTG TCCCTGTAGACACCAGTCTCATCATTGTGGTCCAGGCCAAAGAGGATGCCTACATCCCTCGTACTGGAGTCCTCAGTCTGCAGGAGATCTGGCCAGGATGTGAAATCAGATATCTGAATGGAGGACACATCAGTGCATATCTGTTTAAACAGAACGTCTTCAG gcGGGCCATATACGATGCATTCAACAGATTCTGCCTGAAGTATCCCAATGTATAA
- the abhd18 gene encoding protein ABHD18 isoform X1, which produces MGLNVILFLFSLYSLTDLLHGYRKPKDQLRSSLKNVSDLFVMGGALILESTVLLRWLDRGGYWPLGMTGISMGGYMASLAVTNWPKPIPLIPCLSWSTASSVFTTGVLSKAVNWTELERQYAINSVYEEEIINLLEYCGADSFKMAPHLEKNMDSIEHLLGLSGANRGPVGQYSSKGGGKAEAGRGLLIGGSPEGARAGDRVDHLLSSVNSIGTNLNSPPRGLHANSTLHGKTSDSVKCFRPSLHRESISFMKGVMDECTHMANFSVPVDTSLIIVVQAKEDAYIPRTGVLSLQEIWPGCEIRYLNGGHISAYLFKQNVFSIQRRFQPRLHWDQLLVLSNTKVLPGTRPDISVELRRRKRGCRGAVKRRENKRRGHFTTTPCLSITSDQMRRELRMIKARKATGPDGISASLFKDCSDQLCGVFLHIFNLSLHLERDTLLWKKSCMVPVPKTAHPGNTSGQYWLLS; this is translated from the exons ATGGGACTGAATGTTATCCTCTTTCTATTCTCTCTTTATTCCTTGACTGACCTTTTACATGGCTATCGTAAACCCAAAGACCAACT gCGCTCCAGTCTGAAGAATGTGTCAGACCTGTTTGTCATGGGGGGGGCTCTGATCCTAGAGTCGACAGTGCTTCTCCGCTGGCTGGACAGGGGAGGATACTGGCCACTGGGAATGACTGGCATCTCCATGGGAGGATAT ATGGCGTCCCTGGCAGTGACAAACTGGCCGAAACCCATCCCTCTGATTCCATGTTTGTCCTGGTCCACTGCCTCCAGTGTCTTCACCACG GGTGTCCTGAGTAAAGCAGTGAACTGGACAGAACTGGAGAGGCAGTATGCCATTAACTCAGTGTATGAAGAAGAGATCATTAACCTGTTGGAGTATTGCGGG GCAGATTCCTTTAAGATGGCTCCACACCTTGAGAAGAATATGGATTCTATAGAGCATCTGCTGGGTCTGTCTGGAGCTAACAGAGGACCTGTAGGCCAGTACAGTAGTAAAGGTGGAGGGAAAGCTGAGGCCGGACGGGGCCTTTTGATTGGTGGTAGCCCTGAAGGGGCCAGGGCTGGAGACAGAGTGGACCATTTATTATCATCCGTGAACAGCATTGGGACAAACCTGAACTCTCCACCAag AGGCCTTCATGCAAATAGCACCCTGCATGGGAAGACATCAGATTCAGTTAAATGCTTTCGGCCATCATTGCACAGAGAGTCTATCAGCTTCATGAAGGGAGTAATGGATGAATGTACACACATGGCCAACTTCTCTG TCCCTGTAGACACCAGTCTCATCATTGTGGTCCAGGCCAAAGAGGATGCCTACATCCCTCGTACTGGAGTCCTCAGTCTGCAGGAGATCTGGCCAGGATGTGAAATCAGATATCTGAATGGAGGACACATCAGTGCATATCTGTTTAAACAGAACGTCTTCAG CATCCAGAGACGCTTTCAGCCACGGCTCCATTGGGATCAGCTGTTAGTACTGAGCAACACAAAGGTACTCCCTGGAACAAGACCAGATATCTCCGTGGAACTAAGGAGAAGAAAACGGGGCTGCAGAGGTGCAGTGAAGCGCCGGGAGAACAAAAGAAG GGGTCACTTCACCACCACCCCCTGCCTCTCCATCACGTCTGACCAGATGAGAAGGGAGTTGAGGATGATCAAGGCGAGGAAGGCTACAGGCCCTGATGGCATCAGTGCCAGTCTGTTCAAGGACtgttcagatcagctctgtgggGTTTTTCTGCACATCTTCAACTTGAGCCTCCATCTGGAGAGAGATACGCTCCTGTGGAAAAAATCCTGCATGGTCCCAGTTCCAAAGACTGCACATCCCGGAAACACTTCAGGCCAGTACTGGCTTCTCTCCTGA
- the abhd18 gene encoding protein ABHD18 isoform X2, with product MGGALILESTVLLRWLDRGGYWPLGMTGISMGGYMASLAVTNWPKPIPLIPCLSWSTASSVFTTGVLSKAVNWTELERQYAINSVYEEEIINLLEYCGADSFKMAPHLEKNMDSIEHLLGLSGANRGPVGQYSSKGGGKAEAGRGLLIGGSPEGARAGDRVDHLLSSVNSIGTNLNSPPRGLHANSTLHGKTSDSVKCFRPSLHRESISFMKGVMDECTHMANFSVPVDTSLIIVVQAKEDAYIPRTGVLSLQEIWPGCEIRYLNGGHISAYLFKQNVFSIQRRFQPRLHWDQLLVLSNTKVLPGTRPDISVELRRRKRGCRGAVKRRENKRRGHFTTTPCLSITSDQMRRELRMIKARKATGPDGISASLFKDCSDQLCGVFLHIFNLSLHLERDTLLWKKSCMVPVPKTAHPGNTSGQYWLLS from the exons ATGGGGGGGGCTCTGATCCTAGAGTCGACAGTGCTTCTCCGCTGGCTGGACAGGGGAGGATACTGGCCACTGGGAATGACTGGCATCTCCATGGGAGGATAT ATGGCGTCCCTGGCAGTGACAAACTGGCCGAAACCCATCCCTCTGATTCCATGTTTGTCCTGGTCCACTGCCTCCAGTGTCTTCACCACG GGTGTCCTGAGTAAAGCAGTGAACTGGACAGAACTGGAGAGGCAGTATGCCATTAACTCAGTGTATGAAGAAGAGATCATTAACCTGTTGGAGTATTGCGGG GCAGATTCCTTTAAGATGGCTCCACACCTTGAGAAGAATATGGATTCTATAGAGCATCTGCTGGGTCTGTCTGGAGCTAACAGAGGACCTGTAGGCCAGTACAGTAGTAAAGGTGGAGGGAAAGCTGAGGCCGGACGGGGCCTTTTGATTGGTGGTAGCCCTGAAGGGGCCAGGGCTGGAGACAGAGTGGACCATTTATTATCATCCGTGAACAGCATTGGGACAAACCTGAACTCTCCACCAag AGGCCTTCATGCAAATAGCACCCTGCATGGGAAGACATCAGATTCAGTTAAATGCTTTCGGCCATCATTGCACAGAGAGTCTATCAGCTTCATGAAGGGAGTAATGGATGAATGTACACACATGGCCAACTTCTCTG TCCCTGTAGACACCAGTCTCATCATTGTGGTCCAGGCCAAAGAGGATGCCTACATCCCTCGTACTGGAGTCCTCAGTCTGCAGGAGATCTGGCCAGGATGTGAAATCAGATATCTGAATGGAGGACACATCAGTGCATATCTGTTTAAACAGAACGTCTTCAG CATCCAGAGACGCTTTCAGCCACGGCTCCATTGGGATCAGCTGTTAGTACTGAGCAACACAAAGGTACTCCCTGGAACAAGACCAGATATCTCCGTGGAACTAAGGAGAAGAAAACGGGGCTGCAGAGGTGCAGTGAAGCGCCGGGAGAACAAAAGAAG GGGTCACTTCACCACCACCCCCTGCCTCTCCATCACGTCTGACCAGATGAGAAGGGAGTTGAGGATGATCAAGGCGAGGAAGGCTACAGGCCCTGATGGCATCAGTGCCAGTCTGTTCAAGGACtgttcagatcagctctgtgggGTTTTTCTGCACATCTTCAACTTGAGCCTCCATCTGGAGAGAGATACGCTCCTGTGGAAAAAATCCTGCATGGTCCCAGTTCCAAAGACTGCACATCCCGGAAACACTTCAGGCCAGTACTGGCTTCTCTCCTGA